TAGCGTGCGCGAATACCTTGGCAAAGTGCTAATCCAACGGTGGCCGCTTGGACGTCGAGCGGTTTGTAGTCTTCAATCGTTGCAATTGCGCTGCGGTAATCGATGGCCGAGATCGGCACGTCAATCGTTTCCAAAAATAATTGCAAATCGAGTTGTTTTAAAAACTCAACCGCTTGCTTTGCGTCGTCTCCTTCGCCATCGACCGACAATGTGAACGCCTTTAGCCGGCTCGGCGATTCGCCGCGACGAAGAAGTCGATCGTACAGCACCAAGAATACTGACCCGCTATCGATACCGCCTGAGAACATCACCCCGATTGGTTCATTGGGGCCAATGCGATCGAGCCATTGGTCGCATGACTTGGCAAGTTGACCGATGTAAGCCTTGCCGATTTGGTCCAGGTCGGCTGGCAAACGATTTCGCTCAGGCGTCAAAAAACGATGATGAGCAGGGCTGGGATCGGGGCATCCAATCAATCGCAATTCGAGCACATGATGTGCGGGCACCATGCGAGTGTACGAAGGGTGGAATTGATCTGCTAACCCTTCGTTTTGCAGAAAGGTTTGGATCTCATCAATCCGCTCGGCGACAATCAAGCACGGTCCTTCGGTCCGTTTGGCGAGAAAGAAACGCATCGGGCGTGCCAATGTGCGGGCCATTCGAATCAATTGACCGTCTTTATGCAGCAGCGCGAATTGGCCTTCGATTTGACGCACTCGATCGGGATCGCCGCTCGCTACCGCTTCGATCGCCTCATCCGTCGTCATGTTTAGGATTTGGTTCGCCTTGGGATCGAGTAGATTCACAAGACGCTCGACATATTGATGGTTCATCCGATGGTCCGGCAAAAAGTGGGGAAACGGCTGCTCGACCCAAAGACAGGGTGCGCCGATCGAAGCACGCGGAGCGTAGAAGAAAGGAATCGCAAGCGGTTTCGATGATATCAGCAACCCCATCGTGTGCAATCCCGGCGTCATTTCACGGTTGTTAGCCGAATCAATCGAAGGCAATGCCCCATGGCTTGTGCCAGCGGATGCCGATTCGATTCAACCGCTTAGGCAGATTTCTTGGGGGCGGCCTCGGGCATTTCGGACGCGGTACGACCATAAACGCACCAACGCGAGTAACGTAACAACACGCCACTCGCGTTGGTGATTTAGTACTGCTGGTTTCACCCGATCGAGTTTGCTGCGGACGAAGACCGCTGTGAGATGCGTGGTGTGTCAGCGCCTGCAATATTGAT
The sequence above is drawn from the Novipirellula caenicola genome and encodes:
- a CDS encoding asparagine synthase-related protein; translation: MNHQYVERLVNLLDPKANQILNMTTDEAIEAVASGDPDRVRQIEGQFALLHKDGQLIRMARTLARPMRFFLAKRTEGPCLIVAERIDEIQTFLQNEGLADQFHPSYTRMVPAHHVLELRLIGCPDPSPAHHRFLTPERNRLPADLDQIGKAYIGQLAKSCDQWLDRIGPNEPIGVMFSGGIDSGSVFLVLYDRLLRRGESPSRLKAFTLSVDGEGDDAKQAVEFLKQLDLQLFLETIDVPISAIDYRSAIATIEDYKPLDVQAATVGLALCQGIRARYPDWRYLVDGDGGDENLKDYPIEENPELTIVSVLNNLMLYQEGWGVDAVKHSQTYSGGQSRGHVRSWAPARKLGFQGFSPYALPSVIDVAEGIPFIELTNWDHEKLYALKGEIVSRGIKAVTGLEMPVFPKRRFQHGVSSSDRYADLFPGSEAEYRREFTQLHA